From a region of the Methanoculleus receptaculi genome:
- a CDS encoding metal-dependent transcriptional regulator: MLPSMVEDYLEAILEIAEKSGRPPTVEEIAAALKIGKETASSTIAALAREGYLEQVGDAVRLTERGAALASKVARKHTVLQCFLTEMLGIDTNSASREACTLEHGISDDTIERLSSYMSGTATMPGRMRRRRGQETVTLLDCNEGDIARVALMRGPGGHRRLLDLGLFPGEIVEIRRKLPNNSVVVRVKGCDIAISPEIARSIFVESCP; the protein is encoded by the coding sequence ATGCTCCCTTCCATGGTAGAGGATTACCTCGAAGCGATCCTGGAGATCGCGGAGAAGAGCGGGCGGCCGCCGACGGTGGAAGAGATTGCGGCAGCCCTAAAGATCGGGAAGGAGACCGCCTCATCGACCATAGCCGCTCTGGCCAGGGAAGGCTACCTGGAGCAGGTGGGCGATGCCGTCCGGCTGACAGAGAGAGGTGCGGCGCTGGCCTCGAAGGTTGCCCGGAAACACACCGTCCTCCAGTGTTTCCTGACAGAGATGCTCGGGATCGATACAAACTCCGCAAGCAGGGAAGCCTGCACCCTTGAGCACGGTATATCCGATGATACCATCGAGCGGCTCTCCTCCTACATGAGCGGCACCGCAACCATGCCAGGACGGATGAGGAGGCGGCGCGGTCAGGAGACCGTCACGCTGCTCGACTGCAACGAAGGCGATATCGCCAGGGTTGCGCTTATGCGCGGCCCCGGCGGGCACCGGAGACTGCTTGACCTCGGCCTCTTCCCCGGCGAGATTGTGGAGATCCGCCGAAAACTCCCGAATAATTCTGTTGTTGTCAGGGTGAAAGGCTGTGACATCGCCATCAGCCCCGAGATAGCGCGATCGATATTTGTGGAGTCCTGTCCATGA